The window GACCCGGAGGTCGCAAGACTGCTGAATGAAGTCTTTATCTGTATCAAGGTTGATAGAGAAGAACGACCCGATATAGACAACATCTACATGACCGTGTGCCAGATGATGACGGGAAGCGGCGGATGGCCGCTGACTATCTTTATGACACCTGATAAGAAACCCTTTTTTGCCGGCACCTACATCCCCAGAGAGACCCGTTTCGGAAGGACCGGCCTGATGGAGCTGATACCTAACATCAAAGAGGTCTGGCAGACAAGACATGCTGAGATCATAAAAACTGCTGACCAGATCACCGCAAGCCTGAACCAGCCGTCCGACGGATCAAAGGGTCTCAAACTTGATGAATCTACCTTAAAGACGGCATTTGAACAGCTTTCCAGCCGTTTTGACGAGCAGTCGGGAGGTTTCGGCACTGCCCCAAAATTCCCGACATCTCAAAACTTCCTGTTCCTGCTTCGCTATTGGCACAAGACAAAAGATGAGAAGGCATTGAGGATGGTGGAACGATCTCTCAAATCATTGAGGATGGGAGGTGTATATGACCACTTCGGATTTGGTTTTCACCGGTACTCCACCGATTCGAAGTGGCTTGTACCGCATTTCGAAAAGATGCTGTACGATCAGGCCTTATTGGCAGTTGCCTACATCGAGGCCTGTCAGGCAACCGGAAAAGAGGAGTATAGAGATACCGCGAAGGAGATATTCACGTATGTATTACGTGATATGACAGACAAAGGGGGAGGTTTCTACTCAGCTGAGGATGCTGACAGTGAAGGCGTTGAAGGGAAATTTTATCTCTGGACAGAAGATGAAATCAGGCAGGTTTTAGGCAGGGAAGAGGCAGACCTTATCATAGCTCTTTTTAACGTGAAAAAAGAGGGCAACTTCAAGGAAGAGGCCACCGGGCAGAGCACAAATGCCAACATCCCGCATCTCGATAAGTCCCTTGCGGAAACGGCCTCCAGGATGAAGATATCAATCGAAGAGCTAAGGAACCGTGTGGATGGAGCAAGACAAAAACTCTTTGATACCCGCAGGAAAAGGGTCCACCCTCATAAAGATGATAAAATATTAACAGACTGGAACGGTTTAATGATTGCCGCATTGGCCAGGGGTGCACAGGTCTTTCATAATCCTGAATATCTGGATGCTGCCGGGCGGGCAACGGACTTCATCCTGAAGGAGATGCGCAGGCCAGAGGATGGGAGGCTCTTACACCGTTATCGTGACGGGCAGTCTGCCATACTTGCCCATGTTGATGACTACGCCTTCCTGATATGGGGTTTACTGGAACTCTATGAAACGACCTTTGATACCCGCTATCTCAAGACCGCCCTGGATCTGAATAGTGAAATGGTGCAGCATTTCTGGGATGAGAAAAGCGGTGGATTCTATTTTACTGCTGATGATGCAGAAGATCTCATCGTACGGCGGAAAGAGATTTATGACGGGGCAATTCCCTCGGCTAATTCTGTAGCATTATTAAACCTGCTCAGGCTGGGACGGATTACGGCAAGTCCCGAACTGGAAAAGAAAGCGATGAAGATTGTGGATACCTTTGCCTCGGATGTAAGCAGATATCCTTCCGGTTATGCCCAATTCCTGGTTTCTCTGGATTTCGGGATAGGACCTTCTTATGAAATCGTTGTCGTTGGCAACCCCCAGGCAGCTGATACAGAAGAGATGCTGGGAGCTCTCCGGAAGCATTTTATCCCCAACAAGGTAGTTCTTCTCAAGCCGAGCAATGAGGAGTCGCCTGATATAGTTCGTTTTGCCGATTACGTAAAGTACTATTCAGGTATCGATAACAAGGCAACCGCCTACATATGCCGTAACTATGCGTGCAAAATGCCTGCAACAGATATAAAAGAGATGCTCAGTCAGCTCCCCGTTCTTCTCACCCGGCAATAACACGCCTGGTTAGTCTCCGAACCGGTAATTTTCTCTTGTTTCGGCTATGGGCCCTGCCGGGACCGGGCAGTTTTCATGCCCAGTCCCTCTCCCGGGCGTTAATCTGGGTCTTATTCAGAAGAGATTTTTTATATAAGAGTATTATTGGAATAATTTGTCATACCGGGTTGTTTGTTAAGCAAAACGGGGGGAATTTTTAATTCGATAACGGGGTTACTTCATGCCTTCAAATTTGCTTGTGTTGCCTGATAGTCTCAATAGCCTTGTTGAGTTTCAGGGTAACTTCTTTGGC is drawn from Candidatus Scalindua sp. and contains these coding sequences:
- a CDS encoding thioredoxin domain-containing protein, whose product is MLSKSALSQRTLSILLFGITLVTIFTGNLSSVSSSSEVKLMDPKHTRKDVQEHHNRLIHEKSPYLLQHAQNPVDWYAWGPEAFAKAKKENKPIFLSIGYSTCHWCHVMAHESFEDPEVARLLNEVFICIKVDREERPDIDNIYMTVCQMMTGSGGWPLTIFMTPDKKPFFAGTYIPRETRFGRTGLMELIPNIKEVWQTRHAEIIKTADQITASLNQPSDGSKGLKLDESTLKTAFEQLSSRFDEQSGGFGTAPKFPTSQNFLFLLRYWHKTKDEKALRMVERSLKSLRMGGVYDHFGFGFHRYSTDSKWLVPHFEKMLYDQALLAVAYIEACQATGKEEYRDTAKEIFTYVLRDMTDKGGGFYSAEDADSEGVEGKFYLWTEDEIRQVLGREEADLIIALFNVKKEGNFKEEATGQSTNANIPHLDKSLAETASRMKISIEELRNRVDGARQKLFDTRRKRVHPHKDDKILTDWNGLMIAALARGAQVFHNPEYLDAAGRATDFILKEMRRPEDGRLLHRYRDGQSAILAHVDDYAFLIWGLLELYETTFDTRYLKTALDLNSEMVQHFWDEKSGGFYFTADDAEDLIVRRKEIYDGAIPSANSVALLNLLRLGRITASPELEKKAMKIVDTFASDVSRYPSGYAQFLVSLDFGIGPSYEIVVVGNPQAADTEEMLGALRKHFIPNKVVLLKPSNEESPDIVRFADYVKYYSGIDNKATAYICRNYACKMPATDIKEMLSQLPVLLTRQ